GGGAGCTTGTGCAGCATCTGCAGCAGCTTCTGCTCGATGGCGTCGGGCTTCTTGCCGGGTTTCGCGGCAGGCGCGGCGGGCGCCGCCGGGACGGGGACGGGGGGCTTGGATTCCGCTTCGCTCATGCGGCCTTCCTCTTGGCGAGCCGGATGCCCTTGACCAGCAGGATCAGGGGCAGGCCTTGATAGCGCTTCAGGTCCTCGGCCAGCTTCGGCGGCAGGCTGGTCGTCTTCATCGCCTCGTCCAGCGAGCCCTCGCGGATCTCTTCCATGAAGAAGCCGTTTTTCTTGAGCGTGTTGAACAGGGTGTCGATGCCCTTCTTGAAGCCGCCGCGCGGGTTCATCAGGTACTCGAAAAAGGGGTGGATCGTCGAGAAGACCACGCGCCCGTTGTCCCGCAGGCAGCGCGCCGCCTCGGGGACCAGGCTGTGCAGGTCGGAGCGCCAGGCCAGGGCGGAAGGATAGACCAGGAAGTCGAAGGTCTCCGGGGCGAAGGGCAGGTGGTCGAGGGCGCCGCGCGCCTTCGGATAGGCGGAGGGCGCCGGGGTCGCGGGCTTGCCGGCGACCGCGCGACTGACGTCCAGCTCGACGATGTCCTGGGCGCCGCGCTTGGAGAGCATCTCGACATAAACTTCGGAACCGGGGCTTAAGTGCAGGCATTTCTTGCCGTTGAGGGCCGGGATGAGCGGGAAGAGCTCCTTGCGCTCGGCGCCGCCTAGCAGGCCCTGCAGCTGCTTTTCGTTCCACTGAATGAAGCCGAAGTCCTGCCCCTCCGCGTCGGTGACGCCGGTCTTCTT
This genomic window from Deltaproteobacteria bacterium PRO3 contains:
- a CDS encoding class I SAM-dependent methyltransferase — encoded protein: MQKFLTNLMGKAGKVIEKVASVTKRDKTTKPKKTGVTDAEGQDFGFIQWNEKQLQGLLGGAERKELFPLIPALNGKKCLHLSPGSEVYVEMLSKRGAQDIVELDVSRAVAGKPATPAPSAYPKARGALDHLPFAPETFDFLVYPSALAWRSDLHSLVPEAARCLRDNGRVVFSTIHPFFEYLMNPRGGFKKGIDTLFNTLKKNGFFMEEIREGSLDEAMKTTSLPPKLAEDLKRYQGLPLILLVKGIRLAKRKAA